A genomic segment from Spongiibacter sp. IMCC21906 encodes:
- a CDS encoding universal stress protein, protein MQVYAFIDGSPIASAVCDVAAWTSLRLDVPLKMLHVLERSESALAGDLSGSLGVDSREHLLDELVALDERRSRLALEHGQHMLAEAERRAKEDGVEQVSSLQRHGSLVDTVAELEDDIRVIVIGRLGEGHESSAHTIGSHLENVIRTSHRPILVAVPDFSVPTSFMIAYDGSATAEKALDMVIASPLLKGLECHLLTVCPEGDERLKQMAQAEEKLQGAGFAVRSQRLQGDVHSALQQYQQQHNVGMLVMGAYGHSRIRQFFVGSNTTRTVSLSDIPVLLLR, encoded by the coding sequence ATGCAGGTTTATGCGTTTATTGACGGCTCTCCCATTGCTTCTGCGGTGTGTGATGTGGCGGCGTGGACCAGTTTGCGTCTAGATGTTCCGCTCAAAATGTTGCATGTGCTGGAGCGTAGCGAATCGGCCTTGGCCGGCGACCTGTCTGGTAGCCTTGGGGTGGACAGTCGAGAGCATTTGCTGGATGAGCTGGTCGCGCTTGATGAGCGTCGCAGTCGCTTAGCCTTGGAGCATGGTCAGCATATGTTGGCAGAAGCTGAACGCCGGGCAAAAGAAGATGGTGTTGAGCAGGTGTCGAGTTTGCAGCGTCACGGTAGCCTTGTTGATACGGTGGCTGAGTTAGAAGACGATATTCGGGTTATCGTGATTGGTCGTCTAGGCGAAGGACATGAAAGCTCAGCGCATACCATCGGCTCCCATTTAGAAAATGTTATCCGCACATCCCATCGGCCCATTTTGGTGGCGGTGCCCGATTTTTCTGTACCCACGTCGTTTATGATTGCCTATGACGGCTCCGCCACGGCTGAGAAAGCGCTGGATATGGTTATTGCCAGCCCTCTCTTAAAGGGCCTGGAGTGTCATTTGTTAACGGTCTGTCCGGAAGGGGATGAGCGGCTTAAGCAAATGGCTCAGGCAGAAGAGAAGTTACAGGGCGCTGGTTTTGCTGTAAGGAGTCAGCGTTTGCAAGGCGATGTGCATTCGGCCTTGCAGCAATATCAGCAACAACATAATGTTGGGATGCTGGTGATGGGGGCCTACGGTCACTCCAGGATTCGACAGTTCTTTGTGGGCAGTAATACCACTCGTACCGTGAGCCTCAGTGATATTCCGGTTTTACTGCTGCGTTAA
- a CDS encoding monovalent cation:proton antiporter-2 (CPA2) family protein: protein MLSSALIYLCAAVLSVPIAKRLGLGAVLGYLLAGVLIGPHLLHLVGEQTEVMHFAEFGVVMMLFLIGLELRPSRLWEMRRPILGLGGLQLILTAALIAFALSFIESLAWQTAAAIGLTLALSSTAIVIQSLTERGLLKTQAGNNAFAVLLFQDIAVIPILALLPLLAVGNGSTELSGGGHHGGWIHDLPAAARVGITFGTIAAIVIGGKYLASPMFRFIAETRLREIFTAFALLIVVAIATLMINIGLSPALGTFLAGVVLAESEFRHELEADIEPFKGLLLGLFFITVGANIDFPLMIEQPLLIGGAVLALLLAKAAVLALLATIFKMGYQHGLLFTLALAQGGEFAFVLVSVARESNVFSQHIGNVLIVVAALSMLISPLLILLYEKLFSRPGQKAQAEYDKEITPSCQIILAGYGRFGQVIGRLLTAQGHQLTILDHSPGQVEMVRRFGNTVFYGDASRKDLLAAAGAEDAQILIIAVDEADKTLDIIKTAQMHFPNLKILARAIDRRHTYELMRSGIAGLRRETFDSALNLGLDALKLMGRSAEQAQRAGELFRQHDEQSLKVLSELWGDDRSYGVAVRQRLEDLRQVLAADRQNTTASKQTASGSPPLNKQP, encoded by the coding sequence ATGCTGAGTAGTGCCCTTATTTATTTGTGTGCCGCCGTTCTGTCTGTCCCCATTGCTAAACGACTTGGACTCGGAGCGGTGTTGGGATACCTGCTAGCTGGGGTATTGATTGGCCCCCATCTTTTACATTTAGTCGGCGAGCAAACCGAGGTGATGCACTTTGCCGAATTTGGCGTAGTCATGATGCTGTTCTTAATCGGTTTGGAGCTTCGCCCCAGTCGGTTATGGGAAATGCGCCGCCCCATTCTTGGCCTTGGTGGTCTGCAGCTTATTCTCACGGCCGCACTTATTGCATTCGCGCTGTCCTTTATCGAATCACTGGCATGGCAAACCGCCGCGGCGATTGGCCTGACATTGGCACTGTCATCTACCGCCATTGTTATTCAGTCTTTAACCGAACGCGGGCTACTCAAAACCCAAGCCGGGAATAACGCCTTTGCCGTATTATTGTTTCAAGATATCGCCGTCATTCCCATTTTGGCTTTGCTGCCGTTATTGGCAGTAGGCAACGGCAGCACCGAGCTGTCTGGCGGCGGACATCACGGCGGCTGGATTCACGATTTACCTGCCGCAGCTCGAGTCGGTATTACCTTCGGCACCATTGCCGCCATTGTTATTGGCGGCAAGTATCTGGCCTCGCCCATGTTTCGATTTATTGCCGAAACCCGCCTGCGAGAAATCTTCACGGCTTTTGCACTATTAATTGTGGTGGCTATTGCCACATTGATGATCAATATCGGCCTGTCACCGGCCCTAGGCACTTTTCTCGCCGGTGTCGTGTTGGCAGAAAGCGAGTTTCGGCACGAGCTTGAGGCCGACATCGAACCCTTTAAAGGTCTGCTATTGGGGCTGTTTTTTATCACCGTGGGCGCCAACATTGATTTCCCGCTGATGATTGAACAACCCCTACTCATCGGCGGTGCAGTGTTGGCGCTACTACTGGCTAAAGCCGCCGTACTTGCCCTGCTCGCCACCATTTTCAAGATGGGCTACCAACACGGATTGCTCTTTACCCTCGCCTTGGCTCAGGGTGGCGAATTTGCCTTTGTTCTGGTCTCTGTCGCGAGAGAAAGCAACGTCTTCAGTCAACACATCGGCAATGTCTTAATCGTGGTGGCTGCCCTCTCTATGCTTATCTCACCGCTGTTGATTTTGCTGTATGAAAAGCTATTCAGCCGTCCCGGCCAAAAAGCCCAGGCCGAATACGACAAAGAAATCACCCCTAGCTGTCAGATTATCTTGGCAGGCTATGGCCGCTTTGGTCAGGTGATCGGCCGACTGCTTACCGCCCAGGGCCATCAACTCACCATACTGGACCACAGCCCCGGACAAGTTGAAATGGTGCGCCGATTTGGCAACACGGTTTTTTACGGTGACGCCTCCCGCAAAGACCTATTGGCCGCCGCTGGCGCAGAAGACGCCCAGATATTAATTATTGCCGTCGACGAAGCCGATAAAACCTTAGACATCATTAAAACTGCGCAAATGCATTTTCCTAATTTAAAAATTCTGGCGAGAGCCATAGATAGACGCCATACCTATGAACTAATGCGCAGCGGAATTGCGGGACTCCGTCGCGAAACCTTTGATTCAGCTTTAAACCTGGGGTTGGATGCGCTGAAACTCATGGGCCGCTCAGCAGAACAGGCGCAACGGGCCGGTGAATTATTTCGCCAGCACGACGAGCAGTCGCTAAAAGTATTGTCAGAACTCTGGGGAGATGATCGAAGCTATGGGGTTGCCGTAAGGCAGCGCCTAGAAGATTTGCGGCAGGTGCTCGCCGCCGATCGGCAAAACACCACCGCGTCTAAACAAACCGCTTCGGGCAGTCCCCCACTGAATAAACAGCCTTAG
- a CDS encoding YrhK family protein has product MGIRLTDNPLTLTVGNKQLLIRRRYEALSIFNDFLVAIWFLLGSILFLYPTKEKLAIALFIVGSAQFLARPSIRLAAHIHLRRQPESHWQQ; this is encoded by the coding sequence ATGGGAATTAGGCTGACCGATAACCCATTAACCTTGACCGTAGGCAATAAACAGCTTCTTATTCGCCGACGCTATGAAGCCCTGAGTATCTTCAATGATTTTCTGGTTGCGATCTGGTTTTTACTTGGCAGCATTTTGTTTCTCTACCCCACTAAAGAGAAACTCGCCATTGCCCTGTTTATTGTCGGCAGCGCACAGTTTTTAGCAAGGCCCAGCATTCGCCTTGCCGCACATATACACCTGCGACGGCAGCCAGAAAGCCATTGGCAACAATAA
- a CDS encoding hydrolase, which translates to MMLKLENTGLIIVDVQGKLARIVDNSESVINNIAKLIQGAQALSVPVVCLEQYPQGLGETVDELRTLLLGQPIAKTTFSGWGNEEFRQAIHHSGRKQWLICGIETHVCVYQTAMDMLEEGYQLDIVEDAVSSRTVNNRNIALQKLASAGAGLSSVEMALYELVGDSSSAAFKAILPIVR; encoded by the coding sequence ATGATGCTGAAGCTGGAGAATACCGGATTAATTATTGTGGACGTGCAGGGCAAACTCGCCCGTATTGTCGATAATAGTGAAAGTGTTATTAATAATATTGCCAAGCTGATTCAAGGTGCCCAGGCGCTTTCCGTGCCAGTGGTTTGTTTGGAACAATATCCCCAAGGCTTGGGGGAAACGGTAGATGAGTTACGAACGCTACTGCTGGGGCAGCCCATAGCAAAAACCACATTTAGTGGCTGGGGAAATGAAGAGTTTAGACAAGCGATTCACCATAGTGGCCGAAAACAGTGGCTAATCTGTGGAATCGAAACCCATGTGTGTGTCTATCAAACTGCAATGGATATGTTAGAGGAGGGTTATCAACTGGACATTGTTGAAGATGCAGTGTCATCTCGAACCGTCAATAATCGCAACATCGCACTACAAAAACTAGCCAGCGCCGGAGCGGGGTTAAGCTCGGTAGAAATGGCATTGTACGAGCTGGTTGGTGATAGTAGCAGCGCAGCTTTTAAAGCGATTTTGCCTATTGTTCGTTAA
- a CDS encoding DUF2721 domain-containing protein, translating to MAADIAVMAITHAIQQAVAPVFLLAGVGAILNVLANRLSRIVDRSRTLHARLETADDPRRQGIDRELAVLVRRGRVVHRAIGFATTSALLVCIVIATLFISAVAEWNSGLMVAALFVLAMLFLISALIGFLREIQLATRVILNGP from the coding sequence ATGGCTGCAGATATTGCCGTAATGGCGATTACTCATGCAATACAACAAGCTGTCGCGCCCGTGTTTTTATTAGCAGGTGTGGGCGCTATTTTAAATGTGCTCGCCAATCGTTTGTCCCGTATTGTGGACCGTAGCCGAACATTACACGCCCGTCTGGAAACCGCAGACGACCCGCGTCGACAAGGCATTGACCGGGAGCTGGCGGTATTGGTCCGGCGGGGGCGCGTGGTACACAGGGCGATTGGCTTTGCGACCACCAGCGCCTTGCTGGTGTGTATTGTGATTGCCACGCTGTTTATTAGCGCGGTGGCGGAGTGGAATAGCGGGCTAATGGTGGCCGCACTGTTTGTATTAGCGATGCTGTTTTTAATTAGTGCCTTGATTGGTTTTTTGCGTGAAATTCAGCTGGCAACAAGAGTCATATTAAACGGACCTTGA
- a CDS encoding DUF2971 domain-containing protein — protein sequence MNINCVHFAGEAVNSPLILYKYREVSGYALEGLINSSLYFSDPFSFNDPFEPVKALDKSPFQERIYYQLKNSGILCLSDSSTSVPMWSCYGGALKGFCVGYSTKRLLETTEPDALKRVYKVQYRETPYRSIDSDRLISTEFSEKDPELIKIFATKHVSFERENEYRIVIEPRAAIEPGNPTNGLYSHSPDSLEEIIFGALMPENQIQAVKAIFENRKHIPIFKKIKFGATSYELFTVDL from the coding sequence ATGAACATAAACTGCGTCCATTTTGCAGGAGAGGCCGTTAATTCACCTTTGATATTGTACAAGTATCGAGAGGTAAGCGGGTACGCCTTAGAGGGGCTTATCAATTCGAGCCTCTATTTTTCAGATCCATTTTCATTTAACGATCCCTTTGAGCCGGTGAAGGCATTGGATAAATCCCCCTTTCAGGAGAGAATATATTATCAGCTTAAAAACTCCGGAATTCTGTGTTTGAGCGACTCTTCGACATCCGTACCAATGTGGTCCTGCTATGGTGGCGCCCTGAAGGGATTTTGTGTTGGATATTCAACAAAAAGACTTCTGGAAACAACAGAACCAGACGCATTGAAACGTGTATACAAGGTTCAATATAGAGAGACCCCTTATAGGTCTATTGATTCTGATCGACTTATAAGTACGGAATTTTCAGAGAAAGACCCTGAATTAATCAAAATCTTCGCAACGAAGCACGTCAGTTTCGAGCGTGAAAACGAGTACAGGATAGTGATTGAGCCTAGAGCTGCTATAGAACCGGGCAACCCAACAAATGGCCTTTACTCTCATTCCCCGGATTCATTGGAAGAAATTATTTTTGGTGCCTTAATGCCGGAAAATCAAATCCAGGCGGTTAAAGCTATCTTTGAGAATAGGAAGCATATTCCGATATTTAAAAAAATTAAATTCGGAGCGACAAGCTATGAGCTATTTACAGTTGACCTATAA
- the arfB gene encoding alternative ribosome rescue aminoacyl-tRNA hydrolase ArfB, with translation MLKISNTISIPEREIELDAIRAQGSGGQNVNKVSSAIHLRFDIQASSLPTVYKERLLALQDQRINKDGVIVIKAQQFRTQEQNREDAFTRLAEIIRQVTIVPKKRRPTRPSKRAKARRMDSKNKRGKIKALRGKVVD, from the coding sequence ATGCTGAAAATTTCCAACACGATCTCTATCCCCGAACGAGAAATTGAACTGGACGCCATCCGCGCCCAAGGTTCGGGCGGTCAAAATGTTAACAAGGTGTCTTCGGCTATTCATCTGCGCTTTGATATTCAAGCGTCGTCGCTACCCACTGTTTACAAAGAACGCTTGCTCGCCCTGCAAGACCAACGCATAAACAAAGATGGGGTGATTGTGATCAAGGCTCAGCAGTTTCGCACTCAAGAACAGAACCGGGAAGATGCTTTTACCCGGCTGGCCGAGATCATTCGCCAAGTCACTATTGTGCCTAAAAAGCGCCGCCCAACTCGGCCCAGCAAGCGCGCCAAAGCCCGCCGCATGGACTCAAAAAATAAGCGCGGCAAGATTAAAGCGCTAAGAGGAAAGGTGGTCGATTAA
- a CDS encoding NAD(P)/FAD-dependent oxidoreductase, with amino-acid sequence MTDHIVIVGGGAGGLPLATYLGRSLGKKGKAKITLVDSSTSHIWKPRYHEVATGAIDADLDAVDYRAHAHQNHYRFALGELSGINREDRHIILSPYINSEGEEILPLRQINYDYLVLAIGSVGNDFGIPGVSEHCLFLDKRTQADRFHEIFLDHCLSANYRDHPISIAIVGGGATGVELAAELHHAVSLLKLYGHDKLDRKRLNVQLIEAGPRILPGLKEELAANAQKQLETMGVTVRVDTMVAEVQQGVMTTKSGERIEAELLVWAAGIKAPPVLDELGLEGGKASLLKVDASLQTSDPAIFAMGDCCACPLGDDKLVPPRAQSAQQMALHLAKTFRRLQRGDSPVPFVYKDRGSLVSLSEYSAVGQLMGNLRGGNFFVEGWLARMMYVSLYRLHQAALYGWPRTLMLLLAGRFNRLLRPRLKLH; translated from the coding sequence ATGACCGATCATATCGTGATAGTAGGTGGTGGTGCCGGTGGCCTGCCCTTAGCGACTTATTTGGGGCGTAGCCTCGGTAAGAAGGGTAAGGCTAAAATTACGCTGGTAGACAGTAGCACCAGCCATATTTGGAAGCCGCGCTACCATGAGGTTGCCACCGGCGCGATTGATGCCGACCTGGATGCGGTCGATTACCGGGCCCACGCCCATCAAAACCATTACCGTTTTGCCCTTGGTGAACTCAGTGGCATTAATAGAGAAGATCGGCACATTATTTTGTCGCCGTATATTAATTCCGAAGGGGAAGAAATATTGCCGCTGCGCCAAATAAACTACGACTATTTGGTGCTGGCGATTGGCAGTGTGGGCAACGATTTTGGCATTCCTGGCGTGTCTGAACACTGCCTCTTTCTTGATAAGCGCACTCAGGCAGATCGTTTTCATGAGATTTTTCTCGATCACTGCCTCAGCGCAAATTATCGAGACCATCCTATTTCCATCGCCATTGTCGGTGGCGGCGCCACCGGCGTTGAGCTGGCGGCAGAGCTGCATCATGCCGTGTCGTTATTGAAGCTTTACGGCCATGACAAGCTGGACCGCAAACGCCTTAATGTGCAACTCATTGAGGCGGGGCCGAGAATACTGCCCGGCTTGAAAGAAGAGCTAGCCGCCAATGCCCAGAAGCAATTAGAAACTATGGGCGTCACTGTGCGGGTCGATACCATGGTGGCAGAGGTTCAGCAGGGTGTGATGACGACTAAATCTGGCGAGCGCATAGAGGCAGAGTTATTAGTCTGGGCGGCAGGCATAAAAGCCCCCCCGGTGTTAGATGAATTAGGACTGGAGGGCGGCAAAGCCTCTTTGCTCAAGGTAGACGCGAGCTTACAAACCAGCGACCCCGCTATTTTTGCCATGGGAGATTGCTGCGCCTGTCCTTTGGGAGACGATAAATTGGTACCGCCACGTGCCCAGTCAGCACAACAGATGGCACTTCACCTCGCGAAAACATTTCGTCGCCTGCAGCGCGGTGATTCACCCGTTCCCTTTGTGTACAAAGATCGCGGCTCGCTAGTGTCATTGTCAGAGTATTCGGCAGTGGGGCAGCTAATGGGGAATTTACGGGGCGGCAACTTTTTTGTCGAAGGCTGGCTGGCCCGCATGATGTACGTCTCTTTGTATCGACTCCATCAAGCGGCCTTGTATGGCTGGCCCCGCACCCTTATGTTGCTGCTGGCTGGGCGTTTTAACCGGCTATTACGCCCGCGACTGAAACTGCATTAA
- a CDS encoding Rieske (2Fe-2S) protein: protein MNKVKLANIDEVPEGRFLSCQAEGKKLLLTRVNGQIAAIENRCPHLGLPLSKGKICDGAVTCPFHGSTFDLLSGNNVEWTTTFFGIPLPVWMQKIVALGKSPQPVETFPVECEGEAVYVRI from the coding sequence ATGAACAAGGTCAAGCTTGCCAATATAGATGAGGTGCCTGAAGGTCGTTTTTTATCTTGTCAGGCAGAGGGAAAAAAACTGCTGCTGACCCGTGTGAACGGTCAAATAGCCGCAATTGAAAATCGTTGTCCTCACTTGGGTTTACCGCTGTCAAAAGGCAAAATTTGCGATGGCGCGGTGACCTGTCCATTTCATGGCTCTACATTTGATTTGTTGAGCGGCAACAATGTGGAATGGACCACCACCTTTTTTGGTATTCCGCTGCCAGTGTGGATGCAAAAAATAGTCGCACTGGGCAAGTCTCCCCAGCCGGTAGAAACCTTTCCTGTTGAGTGCGAAGGCGAGGCGGTTTACGTCCGGATATGA
- a CDS encoding Lrp/AsnC family transcriptional regulator: protein MKLDRYDKQILLALQENGRLSNQELADQIGLSPSPCLRRVRRLEEVGLIEGYRALVNARALGLSLMAFIHISMDRHTPERFENFEQHIKSCPEVLECHLITGQEADYLLKVIVADMDGFQALLLERLTRIEGVTGVHSSFVMKSPLQKTALPIL, encoded by the coding sequence ATGAAGTTAGATCGCTACGATAAACAGATTCTGCTTGCCCTGCAAGAAAATGGTCGGTTGAGTAATCAAGAGCTGGCAGATCAAATCGGCTTGTCGCCATCGCCTTGTTTGCGCCGCGTGCGGCGTTTAGAAGAGGTGGGGTTGATAGAGGGCTATCGGGCCTTGGTGAATGCCCGCGCGCTGGGTTTAAGTTTAATGGCGTTTATCCATATCAGCATGGATCGGCATACTCCAGAGCGCTTTGAAAATTTTGAGCAGCATATTAAAAGTTGTCCGGAGGTGTTGGAGTGCCATTTAATTACCGGGCAAGAGGCCGACTATCTGCTTAAAGTTATCGTCGCTGATATGGATGGGTTTCAAGCGCTTTTGTTGGAGCGTTTGACCCGAATTGAGGGGGTGACCGGGGTCCATTCCAGCTTTGTTATGAAATCGCCATTGCAGAAAACCGCATTGCCGATACTATGA
- a CDS encoding glutathione S-transferase family protein, whose amino-acid sequence MITIYHLGVSQSDRIVWLMEELELPYQLEWFDRGPDGLAPPEYTALHPAATAPIIKDGNKVMAESSAICEYICWRYADGKLSVAPKEDHYPDYLYWMQMNNNLQNIFFAQKAAGPENEHNALILSAMTRREHAFYSYLNQRLGEVPYLAGQEFSCADIMIMFNLTSLPLFGGRSIEDLDNVKAYVQRVSQRPAYQKAMAIAGPQAPKPLAL is encoded by the coding sequence ATGATTACCATCTACCACCTGGGCGTATCCCAATCTGACCGCATAGTCTGGCTAATGGAAGAGTTAGAACTGCCCTACCAGCTCGAATGGTTCGATCGCGGCCCCGACGGGCTGGCACCCCCCGAATACACCGCACTTCATCCTGCCGCCACCGCACCCATTATCAAAGACGGCAACAAGGTCATGGCCGAGTCTTCAGCCATCTGCGAATACATTTGCTGGCGTTACGCAGACGGCAAACTCAGCGTTGCCCCAAAAGAAGACCACTATCCAGACTATTTGTACTGGATGCAGATGAACAACAATCTACAGAACATTTTCTTTGCCCAAAAAGCCGCTGGGCCCGAGAATGAACACAACGCCTTGATTCTCAGCGCCATGACCCGGCGAGAACATGCCTTTTACAGCTACCTAAACCAACGGCTTGGCGAAGTACCCTACTTAGCTGGCCAAGAATTTAGCTGCGCCGACATTATGATTATGTTTAACCTCACCTCACTGCCCTTATTTGGTGGCCGCAGTATAGAAGACCTGGACAATGTAAAAGCCTACGTGCAGCGCGTGAGTCAGCGCCCCGCCTATCAAAAAGCCATGGCCATTGCCGGACCGCAAGCACCAAAACCACTAGCCTTGTAG
- a CDS encoding SulP family inorganic anion transporter, whose protein sequence is MIETWKRDWLSNIRADLLAGTVVALALIPEAIAFSIIAGVDPKVGLYASFCIAVITAITGGRPGMISAATAAMALLMVTLVKDHGLEYLLAATILTGVLQIGAGFLKLGSLMRFVSRSVVTGFVNALAILIFMAQLPELTNVTWHVYAMTAVGLGIIYLFPYVPVIGKSLPSPLVCIVSLTVASLFMGLDIRTVADLGELPDALPVFLWPEVPLNFETLQIIFPYAVAMSVVGLLESMMTATIVDDFTDTSSDKNRECKGQGLANIGAGLLGGMAGCAMIGQSIINVKSGGRGRLSCFAAGVFLLIMVVFLDDWIGQIPMAALVAVMIMVSIGTFSWDSIRNLRKYPLSSNIVMLATVSVVVMTHNLALGVLVGVLLAVLFFSNKIARLMLVKSVISEDGSERRYTVAGQIFFASADAFIDYFDFKEALSRVIIDVSDAHFWDITSVSALDKAVIKFRREGTEVVVLGMNEASATIVDRFGVHDKPEEVEKLLGGH, encoded by the coding sequence ATGATAGAAACCTGGAAGCGAGATTGGCTATCCAATATTCGCGCTGACTTATTGGCGGGCACCGTTGTTGCTTTGGCTTTGATACCTGAAGCCATTGCCTTTTCTATTATTGCCGGTGTTGATCCCAAAGTGGGGTTGTACGCCTCGTTTTGTATCGCCGTGATTACGGCAATCACTGGCGGCCGTCCGGGTATGATCTCGGCTGCTACGGCAGCGATGGCGCTGCTGATGGTGACCTTGGTTAAAGATCACGGTCTGGAATATCTGTTGGCGGCGACAATTCTCACGGGTGTACTACAAATTGGAGCGGGCTTTTTAAAGCTGGGAAGCCTGATGCGATTTGTGTCGCGGTCGGTGGTGACCGGTTTTGTGAATGCCTTGGCCATTTTGATTTTTATGGCCCAGCTCCCTGAGCTGACCAATGTGACGTGGCATGTGTATGCCATGACAGCGGTGGGTTTGGGTATTATCTATTTGTTTCCCTATGTACCTGTTATTGGCAAATCACTGCCATCTCCCTTGGTGTGCATTGTCAGCCTTACCGTTGCTTCTTTATTTATGGGTTTGGATATTCGGACCGTGGCAGATCTAGGGGAATTACCTGACGCGCTACCGGTATTTTTGTGGCCAGAAGTGCCATTAAATTTTGAGACCCTGCAGATTATTTTCCCCTACGCGGTTGCTATGTCCGTGGTGGGTTTGCTGGAGTCGATGATGACGGCCACGATTGTCGATGACTTTACTGATACGTCCAGCGACAAAAACCGTGAGTGTAAAGGTCAGGGCTTGGCGAATATCGGCGCGGGCTTGCTGGGCGGTATGGCGGGTTGTGCCATGATTGGCCAGTCGATTATCAACGTAAAATCGGGTGGTCGGGGACGGCTGTCTTGTTTTGCGGCGGGGGTTTTCCTGCTCATTATGGTGGTGTTTCTTGATGATTGGATTGGTCAGATTCCCATGGCCGCATTGGTCGCCGTTATGATTATGGTGTCAATCGGTACCTTCTCTTGGGATTCTATTCGCAATCTTCGCAAGTATCCTTTATCCAGTAACATTGTGATGCTAGCGACGGTATCGGTGGTGGTGATGACCCACAACCTGGCCTTGGGCGTGTTGGTTGGGGTGTTGCTGGCGGTGCTGTTTTTCTCCAATAAAATTGCCCGGCTTATGCTGGTGAAAAGTGTGATCAGTGAAGACGGTAGTGAGCGGCGCTATACCGTAGCGGGCCAGATATTCTTTGCTTCGGCAGATGCGTTTATTGACTATTTTGACTTCAAGGAAGCGTTAAGCCGTGTCATTATCGATGTGAGCGACGCCCATTTTTGGGACATTACCTCCGTCTCTGCGTTGGACAAAGCGGTTATTAAATTTCGCAGAGAAGGCACAGAGGTGGTTGTGCTGGGAATGAATGAAGCCAGTGCCACGATTGTTGATCGCTTTGGGGTGCATGACAAACCCGAAGAAGTTGAAAAGCTACTTGGTGGTCATTAA